One genomic region from Electrophorus electricus isolate fEleEle1 chromosome 23, fEleEle1.pri, whole genome shotgun sequence encodes:
- the foxp3b gene encoding forkhead box protein P3: MPQSKSERDGAKRTGDGEESPALKEEPDEHPSSQNAVKAAPMHFLQLPLHSVQLRQNRPSVLCSTSLLPLGHASVSQPSPDEREPVALLKTKDTGSSRTLLHTSQHKTPCAQPISLVQSEVIRSLFINGRCRWPSCDEAFDEYAVFLEHLNHGHSCGEITIAQCKVQQERVQHMEHQLIKERQKLQAMRLHLRVSEHTPAQLRAGLGWPSMLALSVPTFEEPDGGPGWASEVAGRQEYWPPPAPHLPSDFVSSMECYKYVNIRPPYTYAFLIRWSILEAPDKQRALNEIYNWFIQMFFYFRHNTPTWKNAVRHNLSLHKCFVRVDGRKGAVWTVDEREFQKRKGQKFNRDSTLKWLASFSNPSQVP; the protein is encoded by the exons ATGCCACAGTCCAAGAGTGAGCGTGATGGGGCGAAGCGTACAGGTGATGGAGAGGAATCTCCAGCTCTGAAAGAAGAGCCCGATGAACACCCATCGTCTCAG aaTGCTGTTAAGGCAGCACCTATGCACTTTCTCCAGCTACCACTTCACAGTGTTCAGCTAAGGCAAAACAGACCATCTGTGCTCTGCTCGACCTCTCTGCTACCTCTGG GACATGCCAGTGTCTCTCAGCCTTCACCAGATGAACGTGAACCAGTGGCCTTGCTCAAGACAAAGGACACAGGCTCGAGTCGAACTCTGTTACACACCAGTCAACACAAGACCCCCTGcgctcagccaatcag CCTTGTCCAGTCAGAGGTGATAAGATCACTATTCATCAATGGACGATGTCGCTGGCCAAGCTGTGATGAAGCCTTTGATGAGTATGCTGTTTTTCTGGA GCACTTGAACCATGGGCACAGCTGTGGAGAAATAACTATTGCACAGTGTAAGGTGCAGCAAGAAAGGGTGCAGCATATGGAGCATCAG CTCattaaggagagacagaaacttCAAGCCATGCGGCTCCACTTAAGAGTGTCTGAACACACCCCCGCACAGCTA AGAGCAGGCCTGGGCTGGCCCAGTATGCTGGCATTGAGCGTGCCAACGTTCGAGGAGCCAGATGGAGGGCCAGGATGGGCCAGCGAGGTAGCAGGGCGCCAGGAATACTGGCCCCCACCTGCCCCACACCTACCGTCAG ATTTTGTAAGCAGTATGGAGTGTTACAAATATGTCAATATCAGACCACCATACACATATGCCTTTCTTATCAGATGG TCAATATTAGAGGCACCAGATAAGCAAAGGGCACTGAATGAGATCTACAACTGGTTTATTCAAATGTTCTTTTACTTCCGTCACAACACTCCGACTTGGAAG AATGCAGTGCGTCACAACCTCAGCCTCCATAAGTGCTTTGTGCGGGTAGATGGTCGGAAAGGTGCTGTGTGGACTGTGGATGAAAGGGAATTTCAAAAGAGAAAGGGTCAAAAGTTTAACAG GGACAGTACATTGAAATGGCTGGCTTCTTTTTCCAACCCCTCCCAAGTGCCCTAA
- the suv39h1a gene encoding LOW QUALITY PROTEIN: histone-lysine N-methyltransferase SUV39H1-A (The sequence of the model RefSeq protein was modified relative to this genomic sequence to represent the inferred CDS: inserted 1 base in 1 codon; substituted 2 bases at 2 genomic stop codons) produces the protein MAQYVKVCSVPCKFTWDDLQALCRRKKLVCEQLAVTRNNLNDYEVEYLCNYRRIKGHEFFLVKWKGYSESENTXEPHRNFRCPHLLRQFRRDMRSLLQHAVKPLDSLSLDGSAVPFLFQQAKQCMKLVLWEEQLNHTCRHKGRIFVLNEVDLDGPLRXYISDYRIGEDVRLGQALAGGCECFDCIREPVRGSCAGASQHRATYNGSGQVKIRPGFPIYECNSVCRCGNRVAQRGIQYDLCIFKTANGRDXGVRTLEKIHRNAFVMEYLGEIITSEKAEKRGETYDKQGATYLFDLDYLDDVYTVDAAHYGNISHFVNHSCDPNLQVYNVFIDNLDERLPRIAFFATQLIKAGEELTFDYKMTTDTLDAESIKMYANFSLAGAQSTAIKRIRIECKCRAEKCQKYLLF, from the exons ATGGCGCAATATGTGAAAG TTTGCAGTGTCCCTTGTAAATTCACGTGGGATGATCTGCAGGCTCTGTGTCGCAGGAAGAAATTAGTGTGTGAGCAGCTGGCTGTGACCAGAAACAACTTAAATGACTATGAGGTGGAGTACCTATGTAACTACAGAAGAATTAAG GGTCATGAGTTTTTTCTGGTGAAATGGAAGGGTTACTCTGAATCAGAGAACACATGAGAACCTCACAGAAACTTCAGATGCCCCCATCTGCTCCGACAGTTCCGGCGAGACATGCGCTCATTGCTGCAGCATGCCGTTAAGCCACTGGACTCCCTATCACTGGATGGCTCTGCTGTTCCCTTCCTCTTCCAGCAGGCCAAGCAATGCATGAAGCTTGTGCTCTGGGAGGAACAGCTGAACCACACCTGCAGGCACAAGGGCCGAATCTTTGTCCTCAATGAGGTGGACCTGGATGGCCCTCTGA CATACATCAGTGACTACAGGATTGGAGAAGATGTGAGGCTGGGCCAAGCACTGGCGGGTGGCTGTGAGTGCTTTGACTGCATCAGGGAGCCCGTCCGAGGCAGCTGCGCTGGTGCGTCCCAGCACCGGGCCACATATAATGGCAGTGGGCAGGTGAAGATCAGGCCCGGCTTTCCCATCTATGAGTGCAACTCAGTGTGCCGCTGTGGAAACAGGGTTGCGCAGAGGGGTATACAGTACGACCTGTGCATCTTTAAGACAGCCAACGGAAGGGACTAGGGTGTGCGCACACTCGAGAAGATTCACAGGAATGCCTTTGTGATGGAGTACCTTGGCGAG ATAATCACCTCAGAGAAGGCTGAGAAAAGAGGGGAGACGTACGACAAACAGGGAGCCACCTACCTGTTTGATCTGGACTACTTAGATGATGTTTATACTGTGGACGCTGCCCACTATGGAAACATCTCCCACTTTGTCAACcacagt TGTGACCCAAACTTGCAGGTATATAACGTTTTCATCGACAATCTGGATGAGCGCCTTCCCAGGATCGCGTTCTTTGCAACACAACTAATCAAAGCAGGAGAGGAGCTCACCTTTGACTATAAAATGACAA CTGACACACTGGATGCAGAGAGCATCAAGATGTATGCTAATTTCAGCCTGGCAGGAGCTCAGAGCACCGCCATAAAGCGAATCCGTATTGAATGCAAGTGTAGAGCAGAGAAGTGCCAGAAATACTTGTTGTTTTAA
- the gpr173 gene encoding probable G-protein coupled receptor 173, with protein sequence MANGNESSDGPSNPLAAVVATTGGVVGEGPSSPVSTYVKLVLLGLIICISLVGNLVVSLLVLRDRALHKAPYYFLLDLCLADTIRSAVCFPFVLVSIKNGSAWTYSVLSCKVVAFMAVLFCFHAAFMLFCISVTRYMAIAHHRFYSKRMTFWTCVAVVCMVWTLSVAMAFPPVFDVGTYKFIREEDQCIFEHRYFKANDTLGFMLMLAVLILATHVVYMKLLLFEYKHRKMKPVQMVPAISQNWTFHGPGATGQAAANWIAGFGRGPMPPTLLGIRQNLHNQNRRLLGMEEFKAEKQLGRMFYVITLFFLVLWSPYIVACYWRVFVKACTIPHRYLSTTVWMSFAQAGVNPIICFFLNKDLKKGLLAHLPPCCRTKPQLPREPYYVM encoded by the coding sequence ATGGCCAACGGAAACGAGAGCAGTGATGGGCCCAGTAACCCCCTGGCAGCCGTCGTCGCTACTACAGGTGGAGTGGTGGGTGAAGGGCCTTCATCTCCTGTATCCACCTATGTCAAGCTTGTCCTTCTAGGGCTGATCATATGCATCAGCCTGGTGGGAAACCTAGTGGTTTCTCTGCTAGTCTTAAGGGACAGGGCCCTACACAAGGCCCCATACTATTTCCTGCTAGACCTCTGCTTGGCTGACACCATTCGATCAGCAGTCTGCTTCCCATTTGTACTGGTGTCCATTAAGAATGGCTCGGCCTGGACCTACAGTGTGCTCAGCTGCAAGGTGGTAGCTTTCATGGCTGTGCTCTTCTGCTTCCATGCCGCCTTCATGCTATTCTGCATTAGCGTCACACGGTACATGGCCATTGCCCACCACAGGTTCTACTCTAAGCGCATGACCTTCTGGACctgtgttgctgtggtgtgtatggTTTGGACTCTCTCTGTCGCTATGGCGTTCCCACCTGTCTTTGATGTGGGTACGTACAAGTTTATTCGTGAAGAGGACCAGTGCATTTTTGAGCATCGCTACTTCAAGGCCAACGACACATTAGGCTTCATGCTTATGCTAGCTGTGTTGATCTTGGCCACTCATGTTGTCTACATGAAGCTCTTGCTCTTCGAATACAAGCACCGCAAGATGAAGCCTGTCCAGATGGTTCCAGCTATCAGCCAAAACTGGACCTTTCACGGCCCCGGAGCCACTGGCCAGGCAGCCGCCAACTGGATCGCGGGGTTCGGCCGGGGCCCTATGCCACCTACCCTGTTGGGCATCAGGCAGAACTTGCACAACCAGAACCGACGGCTGCTGGGCATGGAGGAGTTCAAGGCAGAAAAGCAGCTTGGCAGGATGTTTTATGTGATAACCCTCTTTTTTCTGGTGCTTTGGTCGCCGTACATCGTGGCCTGTTACTGGCGGGTCTTTGTGAAGGCATGTACCATTCCGCACCGGTACCTTTCCACTACAGTTTGGATGAGTTTTGCCCAGGCAGGGGTAAATCCAATTATCTGCTTTTTCCTAAACAAGGACCTGAAGAAGGGCCTGCTGGCCCACCTGCCTCCCTGTTGTAGAACTAAACCTCAACTACCCCGTGAGCCTTACTATGTCATGTAA